ACCGCTTCGATCTCGAGCCGGGCGACATCGTCTTTGTGCCGGCCACCGGGCTGACCAAGTGGGAGCGCGCCATGCAGCAGCTGCTGCCCAACCTCTCGCGGATCATCGTCGATGCCGCGGCAGCACAATCCCTGGTCCAGTAGGTGAGGGATTGAATCGCGGCATGCCCTACCCCACGGCTCATAGCGGGCGCAGCGAGGCCGCAAGCCTGGCCGACTACCTGCGGATCATCTATCGCCGACGGCTGATCGCCGCGCTGACCTTTGCCGTGGTTTTCATCGGGACCGCAATTTGGACGATTCTCGCCACTCCGCTGTACGAGGCGTCGAGCACTGTACAGGTCCTTGAGGAGGGCGGACAGGATACGCTGCTCTCCGACCTGGCCAAGCTCGGTAAGGGCAGCCCGGTGGCGGACGAAATGGAGATCATCCGCAGCCGCACCGTGGCCGAGGGGGTCGTGGGCGAGCTGCAGCTGGACCGGCGGATCATCGGCAACGGCGACGCCTACGCCCAGCTGGTCGAGCTCAACGTGCCGCCCGAGCAAATGGGACGTCCCTACGAGCTGCGCTTTGTCGACGAGAACGGCGCCTTCGAGATCAGCGATCCGGACGGCGGGACGATGGGCACGGCCCGGTCCGAAGAACTGTTCAAGACGCCGATACTGACGCTGCGGATCGACAATGTGCGCGCCAAGCGGGGCGACCTGCTCTCGATCGTTCAGGTCCCGTTCGAGCAGGCGGTGTGGGAGGTCCAGGACAACACCCGCGTGCGGCAGGTCGGCGAGAAGACCAACATCATCGGCGTAAGCTACACCAGCCGCGATCCGTTGTTGGCCGCGCGGGTCGTCAACGCCTTGGTGACGATCTACCGTCGGCAGAACATCGAGCAGAGGTCGGCCGAGGCCAGCCAGACGCTGAGCTTTATCCAGGCCTCGCTGCAAGTGGTTCAGGAGCAACTGGACAGCAGCGAGGACGAGCTGCAGCGCTTCAAGTCCGAGAACGGCGTGATGCTGCTCTCCTCCGAGGCCGAGGCGTTGATCGAGCAGCTGGCGCGCTTCGAGGCCCAACTCTACGAAGTACGGATGCGCGCGACGGAGGTGCAGCAGGTGCTTGACCACCTGCTCGCCGGCCGGGCCGAGCAGGCGCTGACCATGCTGCCGGCGGTCCAGCGCGAGGACGTGGTGCTCTCGACCCACGGGATCGAGCTGGCCGAGCTGGTCAAGCAACGCCGCGGCCTGCTGTCGGTTCTGACCGAGAACCACCCCGAGGTGCGCGCGGTCCAGGCGCAGATCGAACAAGTCCAGGACAACATCGAGCAGGTGTTGCTCTCTAGCCGTGCCACGCTGTTGGGCCGCGCCCAGAGCCTGCAGGGGGTGGTCGACGACTATTTGGCGCAGCTGGGGCAATTGCCCAGCACCGAGCGCGATCTGGCGTCGCTGGCGCGCACCAGGCAGGTCAACGAAGGGATCTACACCCTGCTGCTGCAGAAGCGCGAGGAGGCGCGGATCGCCAAGGCGGCCACAGTGGGCAATATCCGCGTGATCGACAGCGCCATCGTACCCAAGGTGCCGGTGCGGCCCAAGGTCAAGCTCAACCTACTGATGGGCCTGATCGTCGGGCTGCTGGCGGCCCTGGGCGCGGCGTTCCTGCTCGAGTTCGTCGACGACTCGATCCGTACCGTCGAGGAGGTCGAGCGGCTGACCGGCAAGCCCAGCTACGGCACGATTCCGCGCATCGCCGATTCGCGTCGCGGAGCAGAGGCTCCGCCGGGCATCTCGCCGCAATTGGTGACCAGGCTCAACCCCAAGAGTCCGGCCAGCGAGGCCTTCCGCTCGCTGCGCACCAACCTGCAGTTCGGCGACCCGGACCACAAGCTGCACACATTGCTGGTCACCAGCGCCGGACCCGGCGAGGGTAAAAGCACGATCTCGGCCAACCTGGCGGTGACGATAGCCGCGGCCGGACGGCGCGTGTTGCTGATCGACGCCGACCTGCGCAAGCCGAGCATCAACCGCATTTTCCAGATCGAGCGCGAGCCTGGATTGACCAACGTGCTCACCGGCCAGAACGCATGGCGCGATGTGGTCCGCTCCACGCAGATCGAGGGGCTGGACGTGCTCGCCTCCGGTCCGATTCCGCCCAATCCCACGGAGATCATGTACAGCAAGGCGATGCGCGGCCTGCTAGACGAGCTGCGCCAGGAATACGAGATGTTGATTTTCGACTCGCCGCCGGTGATCGCCGTGACCGATGCCGCGATTTTGGGGGCGATGCTCGACGCCACACTGCTGGTGGTTGAGCTGGGCCGGGCCCGGGCCGATGCGGTGCAGCGGGCGATCAGCCTGTTGGCAAACGTCGACGCCAACCTGCTGGGTGTGGTGAGCAACAACATCAGCATGGCCGGCGGCGGGCACTACGGCTACTATTACTATTACCAAGACGACGAGGGGTCCGTGAAGCGCAAGCGCAGCCGCAGGGCCCGCAGCAAGCGACCCTGACTTTGTCCCAAGCCACCTGCCTCTACAGCATCGCCGCGCACCTCAACGGCGGAGGCATCGGGCGCATTGCCAAGTACGCGGCCCTGGGGCTTTTCCGGGCGGGCCTACTCGGCGAGTTGGCGTGCCAAGGGGTGCAACGGGGAATCCTGCCCGACGAGCTGGTGCAGCGCCGCCCGTTTCGTCTGCCGCGCCGCCTGGTGCGGCCGCTGTCGGACCAGAGTTACTACTATCTGAAGAACCTCGATTTCGACCGCTGGCAGCGCAGGATGGTCGACAACGACCACCCGCTGTACCACGGCTGGACCGCCCAGGCCCCACGCTCGCTGGAACTGGCGCAACGCGCTGGCAAGCGCACAATCCTAACCCGTGGATCCACGCACATTCTCAGCCAGGCGCGGCTGATCGCCGAGGCCGGCCTCGAGGTCGGCGTGAAGCGCGAGCCGATCATGCCCGCGGTGGTGGCGCGCTGCCTCGATGAGTACCGGATCGCCGACCTGATCGTGGTGCCCAGCGAGTTCGTCAAACGCAGTTTCGAGGAAAACGGCCACTCGCGGGACAACCTGATCGTGGTCCCGTTCGGCGTGGACCCGCTGGTCGATTGGCCGCACCCCGAGTTCAACGTCAGGCCGTCCGGACCGTATCGGCTGCTGTTTGTCGGCCAGGTCAGCCTACGCAAGGGCGTGGTGCCGCTGCTCAAAGCGATCAAAATTTTGCACCAGCGCGGAAGCGATCTGATCCTGAACATGGCCGGCGTCGTTGACGCTCAGGCCAGGCAGATCATCGATCGGCTGGACTTTCCCCGCGACAAGGTGGTCTTCCTCGACTTCGTGCCCCACCCCGCGGGCTATATGTCGGTTGCCGACGCCTTTGTCTTTCCGACCTATGAGGAGGGTTCGGCCTTGGTGACCTACGAGGCGATGGCTGCGGGCGCGCCGATGATCACCACGGCCAACGCCGGGTCGATCGCCCGCCACGAGCAGGAGGCGCTGCTGGTGCCGCCCGGAGACGCGCAGGCGATTGCCGATGCCGTGCAACGCTTGATGGACGATCCGCAGCTGGCAACGCAACTGGGACAAGCTGCCAGAGCGCGAGTGGCCCCCTATTCCTGGGACCTGTACGGCGCGCGCATCGCCCTGGTCCATCGGCTGGCTGCACAGGGGCTGGATCGGGCGGAAATACAGCGGCAAATAGATGACATGGTATAAAAACAAATAGATACAGTAACGTTGCTAATGAAATGCTTTAGCTATTGTGCTGTAAGCATATAATAACAATAAGTAATCAAGATTTAGGAAGCGCGATTTCAGCGTGTTCCGCTGAGGTCTCGACGTAGTGAGCTGCGGAGAGCCTAAGCCATTGCAGGTCGCGCTCAGTGAGTTCGCGCACCACTTTGGCCGGATGGCCCACTGCCAGCACACCAGCGGGAATCTGCTGCCCCTGAAGCACCAGCGATCCGGCGCCGATGATCACGTCCGATTCGATCTGCGCGTTGTCCAGGATCACCGCTCCCATGCCGACCATCACCCGGTCCCCGATCTTGCAGCCATGGACGATCACGCGATGCCCGATCGTCACCTCGTCGCCGATGCACAGGTCGGCCAGGTCGCGCGTGACGTGCACCATGCTCAAATCCTGGATATTGCTGCGTGCGCCGATACGGATGCGGTTGACGTCGCCGCGCACCACGGAGTTGTACCAGACACTGGACTGCGCGCCGATGCACACGTCGCCGAGCACCAGAGCGCTGTGCGCGATCCAGGCCGAGGGATCGATCTGCGGCGTGATTCCCTTGAAATCAACGATCATGGTTTCCTCGTTTTAATTTCATGCGCAAAGCACGAAAAAGGCCCCGGAGAGGTCCGGGGCCTGTGGAATAATTGCATCATCGGCTACATGCAGATGTCGCCCATTCCCGGAGGATAGGAGGCGATTCCGCACTCGAGGTGTCCTAACTGCATCAGGGCTTTGCGCCCTTCGGGCATCACTTGGATCGCCATGTTGCCGCCGCCTTGGTCGACCAGCATTACCTCGATCATCTGCGCGTCGAGGGCAGAGGCGCTGAAGTAGGCGCCGATATCGCCGGTCGAGGCCACATCGAAGGTGCCGTTGTAGCACATGAACGCCTTCTCGTAGGTGAAGGTCATGTCCATGTTGATCGTCATATTGTGGATATAAATGACCATGATCGCGGGCTGCGTGGACGTATCGTTATAGTCCCAGGTCAGGTCGTACTGGCCTGCCGTGGGCGCAGCCGAGGGCTGGAACATAAACATGATGTGGCTGCCGGACAGGGCGATGGAATCCTGGCCGTCGGCCTGCATCTGTCCGCCGTAGAGCACCACGAAGGTCATTGCCGGGACGAACCCGTCGATAACCATGTCGTAGTCCACCGGGTCGTCGTCGTCGTCGCCAATATCGTCGTCGTCGCCCGTATCGTCGTCGTCATCGTCGTCGACAAGGTCGTCGTCGTCATCGTCGTCGCCCTGGTCGCACGACACTGCCAGCCCGAGCACTAGGCCCAGAGAACACAGCAGGATCAGCAGATAGAGGACCCTGAATCTCTTCATTGGAAATTCTCCTTTCGCGACCAAACCCAATCGCAGGCAATCTGTATCGAACTGTAACCAGCCATGTATTACCCTCCGCAATCCAGTGTTGTCAAGCGTCCGCCCATCGAGCGCACGAAGTCCCTTTTCTTGCATATGCACTTTGCAACTGCGCAAGCCGCGGTTAGAATCTGCGGCCAATGAAACCTACCCTGTTATTCGACCTCGACGGCACTTTGGTTGACTCGCGAATGGACATCGCCCAGGCGATCAATCACGCGATCGAGCTCTACGGCGGCATCAAGGCACCCATCGAGTCGGTTCTGCCCTACATCGGCACGACCCTCGAGGCGACGTTCCAGGGGCTGATGCACGAGCCCTCGCCCGAGACGATCGAGGCCTGTACCGACGAGTATAAGAGCTACTACTTTGACCACTGCGACGTCTACTCCAAGCCGTTTGCCGGGGTGAAGCAAACTCTGACGCAGCTACGCGGACATCGGATGGCAGTGGTCACCACCAAGCGCTCGTACATGGCTCAGCAGCTTTTACAGAAGATGGACCTGGCCGAGCACTTCGAGCTGATCCTCGGCACGGATCCCGACATTTTACCCAAGCCCGATCCGGCGTTGATCCTGCGGGCCTGCGATCTGCTGGAGTGCGAGCCGCGCCGCAGCGTGCTGATCGGCGACACGGAGTACGACATCCGAGCGGCCCACGCGGCAGGTTGCAAGGTGATCGCCGCACTCTACGGATTCGGCGATCCACAGCAGCTTGAACAGCTGGACCCCGATGCCGTGGCCCAAAGTTTTGACCAGATTTCCGGCCTGATCCGACGGCTGTTCAGCGACCAACCCTGATCGATAATTCGGACCGGTCTATTTAACGGCCTTGTAGGGCAGCTTCTTGCCGCTGCGGCACAGGGAGCGCAAATCGGCGTCCGTGACGAATCCGCAGTCGCCGCGGCACAGGTTGCGCAGGTTCGAATCCTTGATGATCCCGCATTCGCCGCGGCAGAAATTACGCAGGTCCGAGTCCTGGATGAACCCGCAGTCCTTACGGCAGTAATTGCGCAAGTCCGAATCGTTGATAAATCCGCAATCGCCGCGACACAGATTGCGCAGGTCCGAATCATCGATGAACCCGC
This window of the Candidatus Alcyoniella australis genome carries:
- a CDS encoding polysaccharide biosynthesis tyrosine autokinase, with translation MNRGMPYPTAHSGRSEAASLADYLRIIYRRRLIAALTFAVVFIGTAIWTILATPLYEASSTVQVLEEGGQDTLLSDLAKLGKGSPVADEMEIIRSRTVAEGVVGELQLDRRIIGNGDAYAQLVELNVPPEQMGRPYELRFVDENGAFEISDPDGGTMGTARSEELFKTPILTLRIDNVRAKRGDLLSIVQVPFEQAVWEVQDNTRVRQVGEKTNIIGVSYTSRDPLLAARVVNALVTIYRRQNIEQRSAEASQTLSFIQASLQVVQEQLDSSEDELQRFKSENGVMLLSSEAEALIEQLARFEAQLYEVRMRATEVQQVLDHLLAGRAEQALTMLPAVQREDVVLSTHGIELAELVKQRRGLLSVLTENHPEVRAVQAQIEQVQDNIEQVLLSSRATLLGRAQSLQGVVDDYLAQLGQLPSTERDLASLARTRQVNEGIYTLLLQKREEARIAKAATVGNIRVIDSAIVPKVPVRPKVKLNLLMGLIVGLLAALGAAFLLEFVDDSIRTVEEVERLTGKPSYGTIPRIADSRRGAEAPPGISPQLVTRLNPKSPASEAFRSLRTNLQFGDPDHKLHTLLVTSAGPGEGKSTISANLAVTIAAAGRRVLLIDADLRKPSINRIFQIEREPGLTNVLTGQNAWRDVVRSTQIEGLDVLASGPIPPNPTEIMYSKAMRGLLDELRQEYEMLIFDSPPVIAVTDAAILGAMLDATLLVVELGRARADAVQRAISLLANVDANLLGVVSNNISMAGGGHYGYYYYYQDDEGSVKRKRSRRARSKRP
- a CDS encoding glycosyltransferase family 4 protein translates to MSQATCLYSIAAHLNGGGIGRIAKYAALGLFRAGLLGELACQGVQRGILPDELVQRRPFRLPRRLVRPLSDQSYYYLKNLDFDRWQRRMVDNDHPLYHGWTAQAPRSLELAQRAGKRTILTRGSTHILSQARLIAEAGLEVGVKREPIMPAVVARCLDEYRIADLIVVPSEFVKRSFEENGHSRDNLIVVPFGVDPLVDWPHPEFNVRPSGPYRLLFVGQVSLRKGVVPLLKAIKILHQRGSDLILNMAGVVDAQARQIIDRLDFPRDKVVFLDFVPHPAGYMSVADAFVFPTYEEGSALVTYEAMAAGAPMITTANAGSIARHEQEALLVPPGDAQAIADAVQRLMDDPQLATQLGQAARARVAPYSWDLYGARIALVHRLAAQGLDRAEIQRQIDDMV
- a CDS encoding gamma carbonic anhydrase family protein, producing the protein MIVDFKGITPQIDPSAWIAHSALVLGDVCIGAQSSVWYNSVVRGDVNRIRIGARSNIQDLSMVHVTRDLADLCIGDEVTIGHRVIVHGCKIGDRVMVGMGAVILDNAQIESDVIIGAGSLVLQGQQIPAGVLAVGHPAKVVRELTERDLQWLRLSAAHYVETSAEHAEIALPKS
- a CDS encoding HAD-IA family hydrolase, with translation MKPTLLFDLDGTLVDSRMDIAQAINHAIELYGGIKAPIESVLPYIGTTLEATFQGLMHEPSPETIEACTDEYKSYYFDHCDVYSKPFAGVKQTLTQLRGHRMAVVTTKRSYMAQQLLQKMDLAEHFELILGTDPDILPKPDPALILRACDLLECEPRRSVLIGDTEYDIRAAHAAGCKVIAALYGFGDPQQLEQLDPDAVAQSFDQISGLIRRLFSDQP